A single Vulpes lagopus strain Blue_001 chromosome 3, ASM1834538v1, whole genome shotgun sequence DNA region contains:
- the LOC121488235 gene encoding group 10 secretory phospholipase A2-like yields MPPPPLLLLLLAHALAPGAASPRSHVHRRGLLELAGTMNCVGTRSPLSYISYGCYCGLGGHGQPRDTIDWCCHQHDCCYMRAEQAGCRPKMERYPWQCVNQSILCGPADNKCQELLCTCDKEIAYCLAQTEYNLKYLFYPRVFCEKDSPTCD; encoded by the exons atgccgccgccgccgctgctgctgctgctcctggcaCACGCGCTCGCGCCCGGCGCCG CTTCCCCGAGGTCGCATGTGCATCGGCGTGGGCTTCTAGAACTGGCAGGGACCATGAACTGTGTTGGTACCCGCAGTCCCCTGTCCTACATAAGCTATGGCTGCTACTGTGGCCTGGGTGGCCATGGCCAGCCCCGGGACACCATCGACTG GTGCTGTCATCAGCACGACTGCTGCTACATGCGTGCCGAGCAGGCTGGCTGCAGACCCAAGATGGAGCGCTACCCCTGGCAGTGTGTCAACCAGAGCATCTTGTGTG GACCAGCGGACAACAAGTGCCAAGAACTCTTGTGCACGTGTGACAAGGAGATTGCTTACTGCTTAGCCCAAACCGAGTACAACTTAAAGTACTTATTCTACCCCCGTGTCTTTTGTGAGAAGGACTCGCCCACCTGTGACTGA